In Chryseobacterium scophthalmum, the genomic stretch ACCCACTACAAGCTTCGGCGTGAGCTTGGCAAATGCGATATACCAATTCTCTAAAACTTTATATACTGTATCTACGTAGCTTAAGCCATAATCCATAATAATCTTTTAAATTTTAAAATATTTTTTAAGCAAAAATTTTGCCAGTTATAAAAAGTCTATTAAATTTGTAGACTAATAAAACAAAATATTATGTCAATCAAACTAGGAGATACCGCACCCAACTTTCAGGCAGATTCATCATTAGGAAATATTGATTTTTACGAATACTTAGGAAATTCTTGGGGGATTTTATTTTCTCACCCTGCTGATTTTACTCCGGTTTGTACGACAGAATTAGGTTTTACTTCGAAACTGCAGTCAGATTTTGAGAAAAAAAATACAAAGGTGATTGCATTAAGTGTAGATGGAGTAGAAGATCACAAAAAATGGATTGATGATATTAATGAAACTCAAAATACAGAAGTGAGGTTTCCGATTATTGCAGATAAAGACAGAAAAGTTTCGGAACAATATGATTTTATTCATCCGAATGCTTCTGCAACTGCAACAGTTCGTTCATTATTAATTATTGATCCTGACAAGAAAGTGAGATTGATTATTACGTATCCTGCTTCTACAGGAAGAAATTTTAATGAAATCAACAGAGTTTTAGATTCTCTTCAGCTCGTAGATTCTCATAAAATTGCAACGCCTGTCAACTGGAATGATGGTGACGATGTAATTATTCCACCGTCTATTTCTACAGAAGATGCTCGAAATATTTTTCCTAAAGGTGTTACCGAAATAAAACCTTATTTACGATACACGCCGCAACCCAATAAATAGGCTTAGATTTTTTATTTATTATATATAGTTTAGTTTTAATTTGAAGAAAGCGGCTTGGAATTTCTCCCAAGCCGCTTTCGTTTATTATGATAAAACTGTGTTTTATTATCTTACGTCGTTAGCAATGCTTTTAGCTTTTGAAGTTGGTAAATAAATACTGAAACCAACATTAAATGTAATGTTTGAGTTTAATCCTTCATTACCAAATCCTGCTTGTCCTTGATATTTTACTAATCCTTCAAGTCCAATATTTGGAGTAATGAAATATGAGTAACCAGGACCAACTCCGAAATCTAGACCAGTTGTAGAGTTACCACTTTCAACAGAAGATCCACCAATACCTACGTTACCTTCAAAAAACCATCTACCGTGATTCAATAAATTGTCAACTCCTTTTTCTCCTGGTGAAAGGAAATAACGCCCTAAAGCTCCAACTCCATAATCAAATCTTGTAGGGCTTCCGTTTGTTACTTTAGAAATCCCTAAATTTACGTAACCACCGACAGCAACATTGTCTTCTACAAAGTATGCTCCTTTAGGTTGTAATGCAATGCTATAACCTCCACCAGTGTTTAGTCCGAAGTTACTTGAAAGTAAACTACTTCCTACCATCCAGTTACCTTTTTGAATTTGTGCATTTGCGGTAGTAGCTAAACCTGCGATAGCTAATATTCCTGTAAAAATTAACTTTTTCATATTTATAATTTTAATATTAATGTTTATTATTTTGTTAAAAGTTAAAATTCAATTAATGTGCCAAAATGCTTATTGTGAAAAGGATTTAAATATTTTCAAGAGTTTTGTTAACTAAAAATTAACTTTTTTTTGTTGTTATAAATTAAGAATATTGTAATTGAATTTGCGAAATATTTTAACATAAATAAGAAAACAAAAGTGATTCATAACGCTTTTACTAATGAAGTAATAAAAAAATATTAGTAAGACTTTCTTTTAGATTTTAAAATAAAAAATGGAAGTTACAATATTGCAACTTCCACTTTATATAATGATTGATCAATTATTTAAAGCTTATAAGTAAGCGTAAAATAAAAGTTTCTTGGTGTAATAGGATTTACAGAATAATTTTCGTGAACGTTGAAACTTTTAGTATCAAAAATATTATTAAGTTTTCCTTGTATTGAGAATTTTTTCCAATCATACCCCACGCTGAATGATGCGGTTGTAAAAGGATCTACTTCAAACATTCTTGTTACATTATTTCTTGATACTAATGTAGCTTTTGTATCGTTCCAGCCAGCAAATCTACTACCTACATAGTAAACACCTGCGCCTACTTTTAGACCTTGAAGTTTTTCTCCAAATTTATAAAAAACAGATAAATTTGCTGTAGTAGCAGGAGTTCTTACCAATCTCTGATCTTCCACGTACGAAGAAGGCAAATCTGGAGTATCTTTATAAACTGCATGATTGTAAGAGAAACCTCCGATAATTGATAAATATTTTGTAGGATTTCCTGTAATATCTACTTCAAAACCTCTACTGCTCATTTTACCAATATATTCTTTAATAGTAGTATCACTATTGGCAGCTCCATTAATATCGAACTGCGCAGTTCCATAATATTTATTATATAATATTTGGTATAATGAAACATTGAAAGATAATGCATTTCCAAAAAGGTTTTTCTTCATCCCAACTTCATATTGGTCTATTGTAGTTGGGTTTAGAGCGTTTTGGTTAATATCTTTTCCAGTATTTGTAGAGAATGAATTGGTATATGTTGCAAAAACAGATAAATTATCATTTGGCATATACACTAAACCAAGTTTTGGTGATAAAGCTTGATCTGATGATGATGAATTAGGGGTTAAGGTTTTGATGCCGGTATTGAAATTGGTATTGATTGTCGCCATATTTTCGATATAAGACCAACGTAAACCAGCAATTACTTTAAATTCTTTTGTTAAACTAATAAAATCTTGTGCATAAGCTCCAACTCTTCTTGTTCTTGTTCTATTATTAATATTAAGTTTAGAATCTGGCATTGCAAGATTTGTGTTGTCCCAAGTTGAAGGGTCATCTAGATAAACAACTTTAGACGGAGAATTGGTTAAAGTATAAGTATAAGCATCTGTTTGTCCATAATCTGCATCAGCACCAATTAATACTTTGTGACCAATACTTCCTGTATTAAATTCACCATTTAAGTTTACTTGTGCAGAACCGTAATTTTGTTCACCATTTGTTTTGTTGTAAGGAACCGTCCAAGAAAGTCTAGTAGGACTTGTTTTTGCATACGTCCAAGCTACTCTTTCTGTTGAGAAGTAATCTCTTGTATAGTTTTGGTAAGATGTAGTAGCATTTAACGACCATTTATCATTTATTTGATGATTGAAAGTAACGTTTGTGGAAACCTGTTCTACATTTTGATATTGCCATTTGGTACCAAAAAATGTACTTCTATCTGTGTTTGTATTTAAAGAGTAACTACCGTCATTAGCTGTAATACCTCCAATTCCAAAATCCGGAGTGAAATCATTTTTAAGATAATCTGCTTCAACGATTAATTGAGATTTAGGGCTCAGATTAAATAAGAATGAAGGGTTGAAGTAGTATTTCTCCGATTGTACCACATCCCTGAAACTTTCAGCATATTCATAAGCTCCGTTTACTCTGAATGCAATATTTTTTGTTAAAGGACCATAAATATCAACTGTTGGTTTATAAGAATTCCAGCTACCTGCGTTCAAACCAACGCTTCCTCCAAAATCAAACCTAGGTTTTTTAGTGATCATATTGATAACACCTCCTGCAGCTGTATTTCCATAAAGCATTGCATTGGCTCCTTTTAAAACCTCAACTCTCTCCAATCCGCTTACTTCCGGGAAAACACCACTATTAACTCTTGATCCGTTTTTAAAAATATTGTCATTACCTAATGCGAAACCACGTCCTCCGAAACTATCCTGAGAATTTCCTCTTGAAGAGGTAATGTACATTCCGTTTACATTTTGCAACACATCACTAAGTTGTTTTGCCTGTTGTTGCTCAATAATATCATGAGTAACAATTGCAATGGGTTGTGGAGTTTCCATTACGGTAAGATTCGATTTTGTAGACATCGGGGTTGCCTTGTTAGGGTTTCCTGTCTTACGGATATTCACATCTTCGATGGTTCCGATTCTAATCGTATCAGCTTCTGCATTTTTTAGTTGAGCACTAACTGTAACAGAAATAATCAGTAAGCCTAAAGAGATAATTTGTTTTTTCATTTAGATTATTTAGAGAGGTTTTAAATAATGCGCAAATGTAACATTGTTGTTTAGAATAATTAAAAATTATTTTCTGATTTTTATCATGCTATTTTCGTGAGTTATTTTTCCAATTCTGATGTTTCTAAATTTAAATATCTTTGTTAAAAAATATATCTATGCAATTGGTAAAAGTAGGTCTTTGTGCATTCGGAATGAGCGGTAAAGTTTTTCACGCTCCATTTTTAAAAGAACATCCCGGTTTTTTTATGTCTGCCGTAGTTGAAAGATCAAAGGAAGATTCTAAAGAAAAATATCCCGATGCAGAAATTTACCGTTCGGTAGAAGAGATGCTGAAAAATGCAGATATTGAAGTAGTTGTTGTGAATACTCCGGTTCAGACTCATTTTGAATATGTAAAAATGGCTCTGGAAGCTGGAAAAAATGTAATTGTAGAAAAACCTTTTACAGTTACTGTTTCAGAAGCAGAAGAACTGGTTAATTTGGCTGAAAATAAAAATCTTTTTTTAAGTGTTTATCAAAACAGAAGATTCGACCGAGATTATCTTCAGGTACAAAAAGTTTTGGCAGAAGGAAAATTAGGAAATGTAAGAGAAACTGAAATTCGTTTCGACAGATTCAGAACCGAGCCAAGCGGAAAAGAACATAAAGAAAACCCTGAACAAAACGGTTCAGGATCAATGCACGATTTAGGTTCGCATTTAGTTGATCAGGCGGTCCAGCTTTTTGGCTTTCCTGAAAAACTTTTTGCTGATGTTTTTTCAATGAAAGGGGAGAGTTTTGCCAACGATTATTTTGAAATTCTTTTGTATTATAAAAATGATTTGCGGGTGAGATTAAAATCTTCTGTTTTTACCAAGGAAGAACATTATGCCTATAAAATTCATGGTGATAAAGGAAGTTTTTTGCAAGAGCGTACCGATAATCAGGAAAATGAATTAGTTGCAGGAGCGGTTCCAACTTATGGAAAAGAATGGATGCAACCTTTGAAAGAAGCCGATGGAATTCTTACTTATTTTAATGGAAATTCAGAAACTGAAAGAGTTTTAACTTCAAGTGAATTCGGAAATTATATGAATTATTATCAGCAAATCTACGAACACATTGTTTTTGGATATGCTTTACCGTCTCTAGGAAACGAAGTCGTACAAAATATGAAAATTATTGAAGCCGCTCTTGAAAGTTCTAAAAAAGGAAAAGTTGTTGAATTATAATAGATTTTTGTAACAAATATAGCCAATAACACACCTATTTATAAAGTAAATTATGCAAAAAAGAAGTTCAAGTTTTACTGTCATCGGTTTGCTGTTTGTAGGGATTGCAATGACTTTAGTTCAGGATAATATATATCTAAAATATGGGTTTCTTATTGTAGGAACCGCATTTCTTTTTTACAGTATTTTTACACTGATCAGAAAAAAGTAATTTT encodes the following:
- a CDS encoding TonB-dependent siderophore receptor, translated to MKKQIISLGLLIISVTVSAQLKNAEADTIRIGTIEDVNIRKTGNPNKATPMSTKSNLTVMETPQPIAIVTHDIIEQQQAKQLSDVLQNVNGMYITSSRGNSQDSFGGRGFALGNDNIFKNGSRVNSGVFPEVSGLERVEVLKGANAMLYGNTAAGGVINMITKKPRFDFGGSVGLNAGSWNSYKPTVDIYGPLTKNIAFRVNGAYEYAESFRDVVQSEKYYFNPSFLFNLSPKSQLIVEADYLKNDFTPDFGIGGITANDGSYSLNTNTDRSTFFGTKWQYQNVEQVSTNVTFNHQINDKWSLNATTSYQNYTRDYFSTERVAWTYAKTSPTRLSWTVPYNKTNGEQNYGSAQVNLNGEFNTGSIGHKVLIGADADYGQTDAYTYTLTNSPSKVVYLDDPSTWDNTNLAMPDSKLNINNRTRTRRVGAYAQDFISLTKEFKVIAGLRWSYIENMATINTNFNTGIKTLTPNSSSSDQALSPKLGLVYMPNDNLSVFATYTNSFSTNTGKDINQNALNPTTIDQYEVGMKKNLFGNALSFNVSLYQILYNKYYGTAQFDINGAANSDTTIKEYIGKMSSRGFEVDITGNPTKYLSIIGGFSYNHAVYKDTPDLPSSYVEDQRLVRTPATTANLSVFYKFGEKLQGLKVGAGVYYVGSRFAGWNDTKATLVSRNNVTRMFEVDPFTTASFSVGYDWKKFSIQGKLNNIFDTKSFNVHENYSVNPITPRNFYFTLTYKL
- a CDS encoding Gfo/Idh/MocA family oxidoreductase, which gives rise to MQLVKVGLCAFGMSGKVFHAPFLKEHPGFFMSAVVERSKEDSKEKYPDAEIYRSVEEMLKNADIEVVVVNTPVQTHFEYVKMALEAGKNVIVEKPFTVTVSEAEELVNLAENKNLFLSVYQNRRFDRDYLQVQKVLAEGKLGNVRETEIRFDRFRTEPSGKEHKENPEQNGSGSMHDLGSHLVDQAVQLFGFPEKLFADVFSMKGESFANDYFEILLYYKNDLRVRLKSSVFTKEEHYAYKIHGDKGSFLQERTDNQENELVAGAVPTYGKEWMQPLKEADGILTYFNGNSETERVLTSSEFGNYMNYYQQIYEHIVFGYALPSLGNEVVQNMKIIEAALESSKKGKVVEL
- a CDS encoding peroxiredoxin, which translates into the protein MSIKLGDTAPNFQADSSLGNIDFYEYLGNSWGILFSHPADFTPVCTTELGFTSKLQSDFEKKNTKVIALSVDGVEDHKKWIDDINETQNTEVRFPIIADKDRKVSEQYDFIHPNASATATVRSLLIIDPDKKVRLIITYPASTGRNFNEINRVLDSLQLVDSHKIATPVNWNDGDDVIIPPSISTEDARNIFPKGVTEIKPYLRYTPQPNK